The genomic interval TCACAATGATATTTATGTATTGTATATATCATTTGTTTCACGATATTACATGAATGTCACATTGGTGCAGTGGTGAAGGCGCCTTTGACATATAAACAAACAGTCATGGGTTCGAGTATCTGCCTCagcatgttttgttttattttagtgatttatATTTGACGAAAAAGGTAGAGTTAGGATTTGAACCCAAGCACGTTAATTACTCTTAAAGCTAAAATTACCACTCACCAACAAAAGTTCTAAAACTTACATTGAAAAGGTTTATATATAGTCTATTTGTAATTGGCCCCCTCAATGGTCGTGGGGTACAAGTAACTACCAAATATAGATTTTGGCTAACTCGAAAAAATGTTCTATTGACAAATAGAAATTTTAGATTCAATGTGTGTTAATGCTATAGTCATGTCCAATATCTATATTTAACGACATGAGCATTGCAATTAATGGAGGCAAGTCTTTTGGGAGTGGAAACTGGAAAGTGTTGGTTTTGACCAGGATTTAATTTTGACAGATGAGTCGGTCGGTGCAGCAGTTaagtaaaaaagttaattagttAATGAGGTAGTTAAACTACTATAATATGTTGTTGATTTTTCATCTGTTGCCAATTTTTTGGAATTAAGAAGTTAGCAGAATCTCTAAAGATGCAGCTGATCATTTCACcgaatattttgatgatttagTTCAATGTTCCTTACTCTAATTTTGCCATGCTATAGTTTTTTCATGTTATCTCTCCTTAATACTGAATTCTATCTTAAACCACTTGTTTCAGGTTCCTTATCTGCAGATTAGGGAGAATAATTGGACATTTAATGCAGATTACAAAGGTAGATGGAATGTGAGATATGACTTATGAGAATAGCAGATCGTTTTTTCTGTAGACATGTTCTGCTTATCATTTTTTCCTAGACATGTTATGTATTTCACCCCAACCCTTAGCCTCACCCAAGAAAAGGGACCATGCATACATTTAAATTCGGTCCTTAAAGTGAAGTGCCATACAGTTGAAAATAAATCTGCatgatttaatatttgatttgataatatatattaaaattcttACAAGAAAATCATGTGTATGAATTAAACTATGTATACTAGACTAGATGCAACAAACAATTAAGACTTTAATTCGAAATGATACGCTCAAGTGGTTAAGATATCCGAAGGAGTTTGAGAATGTCCAAAAATACTATGATACCACAATGCGTAACTGGTATTTAAGCATTGTTTGTGGATGTCACAAAAGTCTCGTGTGTGCTTAAAGTCAAGTTCGTGTGTGCATCCTTGGTGTGAGGCAGCAGTTAAAGAAATGCAAATGGGCTgactattatttatatttcatttatatagAATCTTTGCATCTAAAATTAATTGCACCAAAAATTTGAGAATATGATCCATTGCTATAACAGAAAATATTATTACTTGTTTGCCCCGAATCTATTTTCTAATGAAGCATCACATCAATGAATAATTTAGTTATATGTAGTTGGGTTAGTTAGAAGATAGGTGAGTTAGATATAGATGGTTGTTAGCTTAATTAATTGCCTTTgtttatcatattaaaaattaggTTTCTTTTATTCTCATTTTCAAACTTTTTGTTAACTGCAATGAAGAGTTCATGAGTTTTTGTATAAACactattttcttattttgtttGACAAGAAACCTCTCATTTATCCATGAGATACAATATCCAACACTATACAGTTTGTATATTACAGATTGAAACGTTTCACTCCAAACTAAAGCATATTTTACCAAGCATTGAGTAGTCTGGTTGTCCAATCTTACACTATATGAGAAATAAATCATACGAAATTGAGGCTATTTTGTAGCTACCTGCTCCATCCTTTTCTTCAGATCAAGTGTCACTGTGACCAACTACTTTGTGTCCCAATCATGTTgcgtttttgttttctttatctTTATTGGACTCGATCTAAACAAAAGTGAATTTAATTACTATGAATTTGTTgtgcaaaaataaatttataggtGTTCAATCATATCCTATCATCTAGatttttttaaagcaaaaaCCAAGAAAGTGTAAAGATATCACTATGATTAATAACATTTCAACTGTATTATCAATACGTTAATAAACAAACATTTACAGCACCCGataaatttgttaataaaaataaaaataaaataaataaaaaataaaaaacagggGAGAGGGGATAAGAATACTTAAGCATGGTTTCATAAAAATATGCAattgtatataatattataaaaatatatatactgtATGTGTACAATTATTAGATATGGGACTTATAAAGATAAGGATTTAATTTGCAATGATGTAATATTTCTTTATACATACACCCAATCGTGTttcattatataattttttattaaaatatttttatgaattaaaataaaaagtgacaTTATGTTATGATTGAATAATGTGgaattattttactaaaagaTTGAATTATatgcatatttaaaaaaagttttacactatCATTCTACAATGtataacaattcatatttaatgaAGTTGTAGATAAAGTTGTCAGCCGCCAAGTagttcaagaaaaaaaaaaaaaaaacaacgcTTACAATATGATTGGTAAGATAAAAgcaagatttttttttacatgcTAGATTTGTTTGAAAAAGTGAAGCgattataaaagtaattttctatcaaaataagtaataaagtattgtatccaaaaaaaaaataaagtgtcatattaataaatatctcaaaagtatttgttaaaaaaactaaataaacaaaagacacaaacaaaagaaaaaaatcaaaatttaaaattttagtaagttttaaattacatattttatttttgaatgtcTTAAGCATTTCccaaaaatgcataaaggaGACAGAAGAAGTGCAGTGGAGTTGTGAATCGTGATTACTTATAGTGGTGCTTCTCCAACGCAAAAGCTAAAACGCTAACCACACAAACAActcaacacaaagttttctttCAACTCATTCATTCACATGACTCGTCCCTTCAGATATCTCGGCGAGCTCAACTCGTCTTCCTCCGACTCATCTGATTCCTCCGTCGTTGATTCCGACTTCGTCGTTATCCTCGCCGCTCTCCTCTGCGCACTCATCTGCGTTCTAGGTCTCGTCGCCGTCGCACGTTGCGGTTGTCTTCGTCGCTTACGTATCTCCTCCACCACCCTCACGTCTACAACTACACCTCCTGCTGCAGCTAACAAAGGCGTCAAGAAGAAGGTTTTGCGCTCTCTTCCGAAACACACAGCGACAGCCGAATCTGCTGTTAAATTCTCCGATTGCGCGATCTGTCTGAGCGAATTCACCGCCGGAGATGAAATCCGAGTGTTGCCTCAGTGCGGTCATGGATTCCACGTGTCTTGTATCGACGCGTGGCTCAGATCTCATTCTTCGTGTCCGTCTTGCCGTCAGATTCTGGTAGTTTCTAGATGCGACAAATGCGGTGGAATCCCCGTCGCTACTGCTACTGCTACTAATACCGCTGCCTGCTCTAGCTCCGCGCCGGCGCTGGTGCCGGAGCCTGAGACTAGATTAAAGGTAAGGGAGGACGACGGCAATAGATTCTTGCCTTAACTGAAAATTAGTGaatgtttcaaattaatcttGTGTATATTAAGATAAGCATGAAAAGGATTGTGTGtaataatagtttaaaaattgaaattcgaATAGGAATTAGTAGTTAATTAGATATAGCGCGTAGGATTAGAACAAGTTATGTTGTTGCATTCGCACTCCGTCGAGTCGATTGCGGTAAATTTGAATCTGTACAATTTGGCGTCCATTAAGTTCAACTGGATtgaataatcatttttttttccttctattaCAGCTTTGTTTTTATGATTCAACTTCTGATTGTGATTGttcaatatgaaaaaaaattgagagaaaaaacTGTTCGAGACAGAGTAACGACTCGATAGATGCAGTTGTATATTTTAAGCATGCAAATGCAAATGCAAATTcaattaaatgtatattttgtATCACCATGTATTTGTAGAATCACTCACATTTTAGGTCACCGCAACGTTAATAAGTGTAATTATTCTGGTGTGCGCTCTAGTCCAAACATGCGGCAAGAAGAAT from Cicer arietinum cultivar CDC Frontier isolate Library 1 chromosome 5, Cicar.CDCFrontier_v2.0, whole genome shotgun sequence carries:
- the LOC101501916 gene encoding RING-H2 finger protein ATL80 is translated as MTRPFRYLGELNSSSSDSSDSSVVDSDFVVILAALLCALICVLGLVAVARCGCLRRLRISSTTLTSTTTPPAAANKGVKKKVLRSLPKHTATAESAVKFSDCAICLSEFTAGDEIRVLPQCGHGFHVSCIDAWLRSHSSCPSCRQILVVSRCDKCGGIPVATATATNTAACSSSAPALVPEPETRLKVREDDGNRFLP